One Brassica napus cultivar Da-Ae chromosome A5, Da-Ae, whole genome shotgun sequence DNA window includes the following coding sequences:
- the LOC125608992 gene encoding protein TIFY 6B-like — translation MERDFLGLGSKNSPITVKEETSESSRDSAPNRGMNWSFSKKGSAASSQFLSFRPSQDDRHRKPGNYHLPHSGSFMPSSVADVYDSNRNTPYSSVQGARMFPNSHQQQESITVSMARPGLQSHYPPGGKSFMSNGINSQPFVGVPIMAPPISVLPAPGSIVGTTDIRSSSKPLGSPAQLTVFYAGSVCVYDDISPDKAKAIMLLAGNGSSMPQAFSPPQTHQQVVHHARASVDSSAMPPSFMPTVSYLSPEAGSSTNVLGARGFASTYHNNQTNASTVKPQTVALPQARKASLARFLEKRKERVTSVSPYCLDKKSPTDCRTPISECISSSFSSAT, via the exons CTCCCAATAGAGGAATGAACTGGTCATTCTCAAAGAAAGGCTCTGCTGCTTCTTCTCAGTTTCTATCTTTCAGGCCATCTCAAGATGACAGACATAGAAAGCCTGGAAACTATCATCTCCCACACTCTGGTTCATTCATGCCATCATCAGTAGCAGATGTTTATGATTCTAACCGGAACACTCCATACAGTTCTGTACAG GGAGCCAGGATGTTCCCTAATTCCCATCAACAGCAAGAATCTATCACAGTTTCCATGGCCAGGCCGGGTCTCCAGTCTCATTATCCACCAGGAGGAAAAAGCTTCATGAGCAATGGCATAAACTCACAACCTTTTGTAGGAGTTCCTATCATGGCACCTCCAATCTCAGTCCTTCCTGCTCCAGGTTCCATTGTAGGGACAACTGATATTAG ATCTTCTTCCAAGCCATTAGGATCACCAGCTCAGTTGACCGTCTTTTATGCCGGTTCAGTTTGTGTTTATGATGACATATCTCCTGATAAG GCCAAGGCGATAATGTTGCTAGCTGGAAACGGTTCCTCTATGCCTCAAGCCTTCTCACCACCTCAAACTCATCAACAGGTGGTCCATCATGCTCGTGCATCTGTTGATTCTTCAGCTATGCCTCCTAGCTTCATGCCTACAGTCTCTTATCTTAGCCCTGAAGCTGGAAGTAGCACAAATGTACTCGGAGCAAGAGGCTTTGCATCAACATACCATAACAACCAAACTAATGCATCTACTGTAAAGCCTCAAACAG TGGCTTTACCTCAGGCTCGCAAAGCATCTCTGGCTAGGTTTTTAGAGAAACGCAAAGAAAG GGTCACAAGTGTATCGCCATATTGCTTGGACAAGAAGTCACCAACAGACTGTCGTACGCCAATATCTGAATGCATAAGTTCGTCATTCAGCTCTGCAACCTAA
- the LOC111215686 gene encoding uncharacterized protein LOC111215686: MDGNMRRLPPWMIAGASSGVTATSNRTDEGEVKQEAEAPKTKKKRKTRRETDDSEEPKKVEIRRRGRVGRKIKEEEAKPSIRDDVKSPEIIQSVTSPEDEEDLTVDDLLSFAQEYVKGEEEDQALSTSEPMVVDVNDGSNMKASRGETNGTRDPTSDDMISLLLGPFFNTRK; this comes from the exons ATGGATGGGAATATGAGGCGGTTACCACCGTGGATGATCGCCGGCGCGTCATCCGGTGTAACAGCTACAAGCAATAGAACAGACGAGGGTGAAGTAAAACAGGAAGCAGAAGCTCCCAAGACCAAGAAGAAGCGTAAAACTCGAAGAGAGACAGATGACTCAGAGGAACCCAAAAAGGTGGAGATcaggagaagaggaagagtaGGTAGgaaaatcaaagaagaagaggCTAAGCCTAGTATTCGCGATGATGTTAAGAGTCCCGAGATTATTCAATCCGTGACTAGTCCAGAAGATGAGGAGGATCTCACGGTTGATGATTTGTTAAGCTTTGCTCAAGAG TACGTCAAAGGTGAGGAAGAAGACCAGGCATTGTCAACATCTGAACCAATGGTGGTTGATGTCAATGATGGATCAAACATGAAAGCTTCTCGAGGAGAAACAAATGGAACCAGAGATCCAACATCAGATGACATGATCAGTTTGCTGTTGGGTCCTTTTTTCAATACTCGAAAATAA
- the LOC125608991 gene encoding TPR repeat-containing thioredoxin TDX-like has protein sequence MMDANQVAELRRFIEQLKLNPSLLHDPSLTFFKDYLRSLGAQVPKIVKTERDYEDTAETKPSFSPSYDDDEVTESDVDLDDSDVVEPDNEPPQPMGDSTAEVTDEDRDAAQLEKSKAMEAISQGKFDEGIDYLTKAIMLNPSSAILYATRATVFLAVKKPNAAVRDADMALQFNPDSAKGYKARGMARAMLGQWEEAAADLHVASKLDYDEEIGSALKKVEPNAKRIEEHRRKYQRLRKEKELQRAERERREQQEAQEREALSALKDGQVISIHSTSELEGKTKAAKKASRLLIMYFTATWCGPCRYMSPVYTNLATQHPKVVFLKVDIDEANDVAAAWNISSVPTFCFIRDGKQVDKVVGADKGSLEKKIAQHSSSN, from the exons ATGATGGATGCGAATCAAGTAGCAGAGCTCCGAAGATTCATCGAGCAGCTGAAACTGAATCCTTCTCTCCTCCACGATCCTTCTCTGACTTTCTTCAAAGATTATCTCCGAAG TTTAGGAGCTCAAGTCCCTAAGATAGTGAAGACT GAAAGAGATTATGAGGATACGGCTGAGACTAAACCCAGCTTCTCTCCTagctatgatgatgatgaagttaCCGAGTCTGATGTTGATTTGGATGATTCTGATGTTGTTGAGCCAGACAATGAGCCTCCTCAACCG atGGGAGATTCTACAGCTGAAGTGACGGATGAAGATAGGGATGCTGCTCAGTTAGAGAAGAGCAAAGCTATGGAGGCAATCTCTCAAG GAAAGTTCGACGAAGGTATTGATTATCTAACAAAGGCCATCATGTTAAACCCCTCTTCAGCTATTCTCTACGCCACTAGAG CTACTGTGTTTCTAGCAGTCAAGAAGCCAAATGCTGCAGTCCGGGATGCGGACATGGCTTTACAG TTCAACCCTGATTCAGCTAAGGGGTACAAAGCAAGAGGTATGGCTAGGGCCATGTTAGGCCAATGGGAAGAAGCTGCGGCTGATCTTCATGTAGCGTCAAAATTAGATTACGATGAGGAGATTGGGTCGGCACTTAAGAAG GTTGAGCCCAATGCAAAGAGAATCGAAGAACACCGCAGGAAATATCAACGTCTGAGGAAAGAAAAGGAGCTTCAAAGGGCTGAACGTGAGAGAAGAGAACAGCAAGAAGCCCAG GAGCGAGAAGCTTTGTCTGCACTTAAAGACG GACAAGTGATTAGCATCCACTCTACGAGCGAGCTAGAAGGAAAGACAAAGGCTGCAAAGAAGGCATCGCGTCTGCTAATCATGTACTTCACAGCAACATGGTGTGGACCATGCCGTTACATGTCGCCTGTGTACACAAACCTGGCCACGCAACACCCGAAAGTCGTCTTCTTGAAAGTTGACATAGACGAGGCCAATGACGTGGCTGCTGCTTGGAACATAAGCAGCGTCCCGACCTTTTGCTTCATCAGAGATGGCAAACAGGTAGACAAAGTTGTGGGAGCTGATAAAGGTTCGCTTGAGAAGAAGATTGCACAGCACTCTTCTTCTAACTAA